Proteins from a single region of Ziziphus jujuba cultivar Dongzao chromosome 1, ASM3175591v1:
- the LOC107412095 gene encoding uncharacterized protein LOC107412095, giving the protein MDAEEFMKLYDFCWFEHGMFKKQSSSTSTSSFKLDPDKKDQEGAPKLEILRIPSHHTRSMSDQLNSKTSFLSGSLSPDTVLLPPELRTILSGKEITEFESPKQSYVAEHMPKKKSTNRRKKSGESKSLSDLEFQELKGFMDLGFVFSEEDRESSLASIIPGLQRLGKKTDGKEEEAVDESAISRPYLSEAWDLWDKRKKGNPLMNWRIPALRNEIDMKDNLRWWAHTVASTVR; this is encoded by the coding sequence ATGGACGCAGAGGAATTCATGAAGCTTTATGATTTTTGCTGGTTTGAGCACGGAATGTTCAAGAAACAATCATCTTCAACAAGTACATCGAGTTTTAAACTAGACCCAGATAAGAAAGACCAAGAAGGAGCACCAAAGTTGGAGATTTTACGCATTCCATCCCACCATACTAGGTCAATGAGCGACCAATTAAACTCAAAAACAAGCTTTCTCTCCGGATCTCTCTCACCAGACACGGTCCTCCTCCCGCCGGAGCTACGAACCATCCTCTCAGGTAAGGAAATCACAGAGTTTGAAAGCCCAAAACAGAGCTATGTTGCAGAGCATATGCCAAAGAAGAAGTCCACAAATCGAAGAAAGAAAAGCGGTGAAAGCAAGAGCTTGTCCGACCTCGAATTTCAAGAGCTAAAAGGTTTTATGGATCTGGGTTTTGTATTCTCAGAAGAAGACAGGGAATCAAGCTTGGCTTCTATAATTCCCGGTCTGCAAAGATTGGGGAAGAAGACGGATGGGAAAGAAGAAGAGGCTGTTGATGAGTCTGCAATTTCAAGGCCTTACCTTTCTGAAGCATGGGATTTATGGGACAAGAGAAAGAAAGGGAACCCATTGATGAATTGGAGAATTCCTGCTTTGAGAAATGAAATTGACATGAAAGATAATCTAAGGTGGTGGGCTCATACTGTTGCTTCTACTGTTAGATGA